In Ostrea edulis chromosome 6, xbOstEdul1.1, whole genome shotgun sequence, a single window of DNA contains:
- the LOC125648687 gene encoding uncharacterized protein LOC125648687 isoform X1: protein MFYLTFVITLCVYLRCTGVYLSYVLQSGRTTTGNTGPLRSSEGKYYIYIEADSRRNMTARVVSKFDLQDTNVTFSMQYHMYGSNIGTLTVFLRNRTRGELIIFRISGNQRTRQWISFEETFIVEGTWQLCIEAITKNENENKGDIAIDDVRIRINENDFKKTWMNLNERCIRNLGSYPLTKDQVPNTPCLSIDQERWTGIVRPQRNGPTDRVLERSPSAGKVFRFSGDMSIYTWETFDRDTLRPFVCEKLTGNFSDGNYSCSMYSKAKDAHSSQNAEVSGINSKEMDSKETCTVYEEESFFSASASEESNEIPLILLPVAAAFATLLVIIIVVMHLYYSRKEMRCIKHDNIPGTEVSYVNVTQKNTAKTPSTQIVSTEKQPQNVSTPQNTTADRMTGPSSGEEHVNKEVDSIEVRTRSFENDGRMEYENPEHYEHLIKENREPACYEDLKTEKREPACYEDLKTEKRESACYEDLKTEKRESACYEDLKTKKTEPACYEDLKTEKTEPPCYDRLKTEK, encoded by the exons ATGTTTTACCTGACATTTGTGATAACTCTTTGTGTCTACCTGAGATGTACAG GTGTCTATTTATCATATGTGTTGCAGAGTGGTAGGACGACCACAGGGAACACAGGCCCATTAAGGAGTAGTGAAGGAAAGTATTATATCTATATTGAAGCCGACAGCAGAAGAAATATGACAGCTCGAGTGGTATCGAAGTTTGACCTACAAG ATACCAACGTGACATTCAGCATGCAGTACCATATGTATGGAAGCAACATCGGGACATTAACAGTTTTCCTTAGAAATAGAACTCGAGGGGAGTTGATTATTTTTAGAATATCTGGAAATCAAAGGACTAGACAATGGATATCTTTCGAAGAAACTTTCATTGTAGAAGGAACATGGCAG CTTTGCATTGAAGCCATCACtaagaatgaaaatgaaaataagggaGATATCGCTATTGATGACGTCAGGATACGGATAAACGAAAATG ATTTCAAGAAGACCTGGATGAATTTAAATGAGAGATGTATAAGAAATCTTGGGTCTTACCCCCTTACAAAAGACCAGGTACCAAACACGCCGTGTTTATCCATTGACCAGGAGAGATGGACAGGTATCGTTAGACCACAGAGGAACGGACCCACCGACAGGG TTCTAGAGAGAAGTCCAAGCGCTGGGAAGGTGTTTAGATTTTCCGGGGATATGTCAATTTACACCTGGGAGACTTTTGACAGAGATACATTACGCCCGTTTGTTtgtgaaaaac TTACAGGTAACTTCTCAGATGGAAATTACTCGTGTTCCATGTATTCAAAAGCAAAGGACGCACATTCAAGTCAAAATGCTGAAGTCAGTGGAATCAACAGTA AAGAAATGGATTCAAAAGAAACATGCACAGTGTATGAGGAAGAAAGTTTCTTCTCCGCGAGTGCCTCCGAGGAATCTAACG AAATACCATTGATTCTTCTACCTGTTGCTGCTGCCTTTGCTACACTTCTTGTCATAATCATCGTAGTAATGCATCTCTACTACAGCCG GAAAGAGATGAGATGTATAAAACACGACAACATACCCGGTACAGAAGTGTCATATGTGAATGTTACGCAAAAGAACACAGCTAAGACGCCATCAACACAAATTGTTTCCACAGAAAAGCAACCGCAGAATGTATCCACGCCACAAAACACTACAGCAGATAGAATGACTGGTCCTTCCTCAGGGGAAGAACACGTTAATAAGGAAGTGGACAGTATAGAAGTAAGGACACGATCATTTGAAAATGATGGAAGAATGGAGTATGAAAATCCGGAGCATTACGAGCATCTCATAAAGGAAAACAGGGAACCGGCGTGTTACGAAGATCTGAAAACGGAGAAAAGAGAGCCGGCATGTTACGAAGATCTGAAAACGGAGAAAAGAGAGTCAGCATGTTACGAAGATCTGAAAACGGAGAAAAGAGAGTCAGCATGTTACGAAGATCTCAAAACGAAGAAAACAGAACCAGCATGTTACGAAGATCTCAAAACGGAGAAAACAGAACCGCCATGCTACGACCGCCTGAAAACGGAAAAGTGA
- the LOC125648687 gene encoding uncharacterized protein LOC125648687 isoform X4, with product MTARVVSKFDLQDTNVTFSMQYHMYGSNIGTLTVFLRNRTRGELIIFRISGNQRTRQWISFEETFIVEGTWQLCIEAITKNENENKGDIAIDDVRIRINENDFKKTWMNLNERCIRNLGSYPLTKDQVPNTPCLSIDQERWTGIVRPQRNGPTDRVLERSPSAGKVFRFSGDMSIYTWETFDRDTLRPFVCEKLTGNFSDGNYSCSMYSKAKDAHSSQNAEVSGINSKEMDSKETCTVYEEESFFSASASEESNEIPLILLPVAAAFATLLVIIIVVMHLYYSRKEMRCIKHDNIPGTEVSYVNVTQKNTAKTPSTQIVSTEKQPQNVSTPQNTTADRMTGPSSGEEHVNKEVDSIEVRTRSFENDGRMEYENPEHYEHLIKENREPACYEDLKTEKREPACYEDLKTEKRESACYEDLKTEKRESACYEDLKTKKTEPACYEDLKTEKTEPPCYDRLKTEK from the exons ATGACAGCTCGAGTGGTATCGAAGTTTGACCTACAAG ATACCAACGTGACATTCAGCATGCAGTACCATATGTATGGAAGCAACATCGGGACATTAACAGTTTTCCTTAGAAATAGAACTCGAGGGGAGTTGATTATTTTTAGAATATCTGGAAATCAAAGGACTAGACAATGGATATCTTTCGAAGAAACTTTCATTGTAGAAGGAACATGGCAG CTTTGCATTGAAGCCATCACtaagaatgaaaatgaaaataagggaGATATCGCTATTGATGACGTCAGGATACGGATAAACGAAAATG ATTTCAAGAAGACCTGGATGAATTTAAATGAGAGATGTATAAGAAATCTTGGGTCTTACCCCCTTACAAAAGACCAGGTACCAAACACGCCGTGTTTATCCATTGACCAGGAGAGATGGACAGGTATCGTTAGACCACAGAGGAACGGACCCACCGACAGGG TTCTAGAGAGAAGTCCAAGCGCTGGGAAGGTGTTTAGATTTTCCGGGGATATGTCAATTTACACCTGGGAGACTTTTGACAGAGATACATTACGCCCGTTTGTTtgtgaaaaac TTACAGGTAACTTCTCAGATGGAAATTACTCGTGTTCCATGTATTCAAAAGCAAAGGACGCACATTCAAGTCAAAATGCTGAAGTCAGTGGAATCAACAGTA AAGAAATGGATTCAAAAGAAACATGCACAGTGTATGAGGAAGAAAGTTTCTTCTCCGCGAGTGCCTCCGAGGAATCTAACG AAATACCATTGATTCTTCTACCTGTTGCTGCTGCCTTTGCTACACTTCTTGTCATAATCATCGTAGTAATGCATCTCTACTACAGCCG GAAAGAGATGAGATGTATAAAACACGACAACATACCCGGTACAGAAGTGTCATATGTGAATGTTACGCAAAAGAACACAGCTAAGACGCCATCAACACAAATTGTTTCCACAGAAAAGCAACCGCAGAATGTATCCACGCCACAAAACACTACAGCAGATAGAATGACTGGTCCTTCCTCAGGGGAAGAACACGTTAATAAGGAAGTGGACAGTATAGAAGTAAGGACACGATCATTTGAAAATGATGGAAGAATGGAGTATGAAAATCCGGAGCATTACGAGCATCTCATAAAGGAAAACAGGGAACCGGCGTGTTACGAAGATCTGAAAACGGAGAAAAGAGAGCCGGCATGTTACGAAGATCTGAAAACGGAGAAAAGAGAGTCAGCATGTTACGAAGATCTGAAAACGGAGAAAAGAGAGTCAGCATGTTACGAAGATCTCAAAACGAAGAAAACAGAACCAGCATGTTACGAAGATCTCAAAACGGAGAAAACAGAACCGCCATGCTACGACCGCCTGAAAACGGAAAAGTGA
- the LOC125648687 gene encoding uncharacterized protein LOC125648687 isoform X3: MFYLTFVITLCVYLRCTGVYLSYVLQSGRTTTGNTGPLRSSEGKYYIYIEADSRRNMTARVVSKFDLQDTNVTFSMQYHMYGSNIGTLTVFLRNRTRGELIIFRISGNQRTRQWISFEETFIVEGTWQLCIEAITKNENENKGDIAIDDVRIRINENDFKKTWMNLNERCIRNLGSYPLTKDQVPNTPCLSIDQERWTGIVRPQRNGPTDRVLERSPSAGKVFRFSGDMSIYTWETFDRDTLRPFVCEKLTGNFSDGNYSCSMYSKAKDAHSSQNAEVSGINSKIPLILLPVAAAFATLLVIIIVVMHLYYSRKEMRCIKHDNIPGTEVSYVNVTQKNTAKTPSTQIVSTEKQPQNVSTPQNTTADRMTGPSSGEEHVNKEVDSIEVRTRSFENDGRMEYENPEHYEHLIKENREPACYEDLKTEKREPACYEDLKTEKRESACYEDLKTEKRESACYEDLKTKKTEPACYEDLKTEKTEPPCYDRLKTEK; this comes from the exons ATGTTTTACCTGACATTTGTGATAACTCTTTGTGTCTACCTGAGATGTACAG GTGTCTATTTATCATATGTGTTGCAGAGTGGTAGGACGACCACAGGGAACACAGGCCCATTAAGGAGTAGTGAAGGAAAGTATTATATCTATATTGAAGCCGACAGCAGAAGAAATATGACAGCTCGAGTGGTATCGAAGTTTGACCTACAAG ATACCAACGTGACATTCAGCATGCAGTACCATATGTATGGAAGCAACATCGGGACATTAACAGTTTTCCTTAGAAATAGAACTCGAGGGGAGTTGATTATTTTTAGAATATCTGGAAATCAAAGGACTAGACAATGGATATCTTTCGAAGAAACTTTCATTGTAGAAGGAACATGGCAG CTTTGCATTGAAGCCATCACtaagaatgaaaatgaaaataagggaGATATCGCTATTGATGACGTCAGGATACGGATAAACGAAAATG ATTTCAAGAAGACCTGGATGAATTTAAATGAGAGATGTATAAGAAATCTTGGGTCTTACCCCCTTACAAAAGACCAGGTACCAAACACGCCGTGTTTATCCATTGACCAGGAGAGATGGACAGGTATCGTTAGACCACAGAGGAACGGACCCACCGACAGGG TTCTAGAGAGAAGTCCAAGCGCTGGGAAGGTGTTTAGATTTTCCGGGGATATGTCAATTTACACCTGGGAGACTTTTGACAGAGATACATTACGCCCGTTTGTTtgtgaaaaac TTACAGGTAACTTCTCAGATGGAAATTACTCGTGTTCCATGTATTCAAAAGCAAAGGACGCACATTCAAGTCAAAATGCTGAAGTCAGTGGAATCAACAGTA AAATACCATTGATTCTTCTACCTGTTGCTGCTGCCTTTGCTACACTTCTTGTCATAATCATCGTAGTAATGCATCTCTACTACAGCCG GAAAGAGATGAGATGTATAAAACACGACAACATACCCGGTACAGAAGTGTCATATGTGAATGTTACGCAAAAGAACACAGCTAAGACGCCATCAACACAAATTGTTTCCACAGAAAAGCAACCGCAGAATGTATCCACGCCACAAAACACTACAGCAGATAGAATGACTGGTCCTTCCTCAGGGGAAGAACACGTTAATAAGGAAGTGGACAGTATAGAAGTAAGGACACGATCATTTGAAAATGATGGAAGAATGGAGTATGAAAATCCGGAGCATTACGAGCATCTCATAAAGGAAAACAGGGAACCGGCGTGTTACGAAGATCTGAAAACGGAGAAAAGAGAGCCGGCATGTTACGAAGATCTGAAAACGGAGAAAAGAGAGTCAGCATGTTACGAAGATCTGAAAACGGAGAAAAGAGAGTCAGCATGTTACGAAGATCTCAAAACGAAGAAAACAGAACCAGCATGTTACGAAGATCTCAAAACGGAGAAAACAGAACCGCCATGCTACGACCGCCTGAAAACGGAAAAGTGA
- the LOC125648687 gene encoding uncharacterized protein LOC125648687 isoform X2, with the protein MDEKWKSGRTTTGNTGPLRSSEGKYYIYIEADSRRNMTARVVSKFDLQDTNVTFSMQYHMYGSNIGTLTVFLRNRTRGELIIFRISGNQRTRQWISFEETFIVEGTWQLCIEAITKNENENKGDIAIDDVRIRINENDFKKTWMNLNERCIRNLGSYPLTKDQVPNTPCLSIDQERWTGIVRPQRNGPTDRVLERSPSAGKVFRFSGDMSIYTWETFDRDTLRPFVCEKLTGNFSDGNYSCSMYSKAKDAHSSQNAEVSGINSKEMDSKETCTVYEEESFFSASASEESNEIPLILLPVAAAFATLLVIIIVVMHLYYSRKEMRCIKHDNIPGTEVSYVNVTQKNTAKTPSTQIVSTEKQPQNVSTPQNTTADRMTGPSSGEEHVNKEVDSIEVRTRSFENDGRMEYENPEHYEHLIKENREPACYEDLKTEKREPACYEDLKTEKRESACYEDLKTEKRESACYEDLKTKKTEPACYEDLKTEKTEPPCYDRLKTEK; encoded by the exons AGTGGTAGGACGACCACAGGGAACACAGGCCCATTAAGGAGTAGTGAAGGAAAGTATTATATCTATATTGAAGCCGACAGCAGAAGAAATATGACAGCTCGAGTGGTATCGAAGTTTGACCTACAAG ATACCAACGTGACATTCAGCATGCAGTACCATATGTATGGAAGCAACATCGGGACATTAACAGTTTTCCTTAGAAATAGAACTCGAGGGGAGTTGATTATTTTTAGAATATCTGGAAATCAAAGGACTAGACAATGGATATCTTTCGAAGAAACTTTCATTGTAGAAGGAACATGGCAG CTTTGCATTGAAGCCATCACtaagaatgaaaatgaaaataagggaGATATCGCTATTGATGACGTCAGGATACGGATAAACGAAAATG ATTTCAAGAAGACCTGGATGAATTTAAATGAGAGATGTATAAGAAATCTTGGGTCTTACCCCCTTACAAAAGACCAGGTACCAAACACGCCGTGTTTATCCATTGACCAGGAGAGATGGACAGGTATCGTTAGACCACAGAGGAACGGACCCACCGACAGGG TTCTAGAGAGAAGTCCAAGCGCTGGGAAGGTGTTTAGATTTTCCGGGGATATGTCAATTTACACCTGGGAGACTTTTGACAGAGATACATTACGCCCGTTTGTTtgtgaaaaac TTACAGGTAACTTCTCAGATGGAAATTACTCGTGTTCCATGTATTCAAAAGCAAAGGACGCACATTCAAGTCAAAATGCTGAAGTCAGTGGAATCAACAGTA AAGAAATGGATTCAAAAGAAACATGCACAGTGTATGAGGAAGAAAGTTTCTTCTCCGCGAGTGCCTCCGAGGAATCTAACG AAATACCATTGATTCTTCTACCTGTTGCTGCTGCCTTTGCTACACTTCTTGTCATAATCATCGTAGTAATGCATCTCTACTACAGCCG GAAAGAGATGAGATGTATAAAACACGACAACATACCCGGTACAGAAGTGTCATATGTGAATGTTACGCAAAAGAACACAGCTAAGACGCCATCAACACAAATTGTTTCCACAGAAAAGCAACCGCAGAATGTATCCACGCCACAAAACACTACAGCAGATAGAATGACTGGTCCTTCCTCAGGGGAAGAACACGTTAATAAGGAAGTGGACAGTATAGAAGTAAGGACACGATCATTTGAAAATGATGGAAGAATGGAGTATGAAAATCCGGAGCATTACGAGCATCTCATAAAGGAAAACAGGGAACCGGCGTGTTACGAAGATCTGAAAACGGAGAAAAGAGAGCCGGCATGTTACGAAGATCTGAAAACGGAGAAAAGAGAGTCAGCATGTTACGAAGATCTGAAAACGGAGAAAAGAGAGTCAGCATGTTACGAAGATCTCAAAACGAAGAAAACAGAACCAGCATGTTACGAAGATCTCAAAACGGAGAAAACAGAACCGCCATGCTACGACCGCCTGAAAACGGAAAAGTGA